From the genome of Vicia villosa cultivar HV-30 ecotype Madison, WI linkage group LG2, Vvil1.0, whole genome shotgun sequence, one region includes:
- the LOC131652274 gene encoding uncharacterized protein LOC131652274 isoform X1: MRIRNKYKKSTAFRCCDAGGRCSTLVFVLSLLGCLLLLQLYSYVHQTERHGGETHLRAFYHHPQFRELQEAEEENLHVPPPKGKRSPRAVKRRPKRTTTLIEEFLDENSQMRHVFFPGRKRAIDPMQADEIDKYQYYPGRMWLDTEGHPIQAHGGGILYDKNSKTYYWYGEYKDGPTYHAHKKGAARVDIIGVGCYSSKDLWTWKHEGVVLAAEETNETHDLHKSNVLERPKVIYNEKTEKYVMWMHIDDANYTKASVGVAISDTPDGPFDYLGSQRPHGYESRDMTVFKDDDGAAYIIYSSEDNSELHIGPLTEDYLNVTSLMRRVLVGQHREAPALFKHQGTYYMITSGCTGWAPNEALAHAAESIMGPWETMGNPCMGGNKMFRLTTFFAQSTFVLPIPGFPGMFIFMADRWNPADLRDSRYVWLPLIVAGPADEPLEYSFGFPWWSRVSIYWHRKWRLPQGWNPFQIM; the protein is encoded by the exons ATGAGGATCAGGAACAAGTACAAGAAATCAACGGCTTTTCGTTGTTGCGATGCAGGGGGGAGATGTTCTACTTTGGTTTTTGTGTTGAGTTTGTTAGGATGTCTTCTTTTGCTTCAATTGTATTCATATGTTCATCAGACAGAGAGACACGGTGGAGAGACTCATCTGCGCGCGTTTTATCATCATCCGCAATTTCGTGAACTTCAAGAAGCGGAAGAGGAGAACCTTCATGTTCCGCCGCCGAAGGGAAAGAGGTCTCCTCGGGCAGTAAAGCGCAGGCCGAAACGGACGACTACATTGATTGAAGAATTCTTGGATGAAAATTCCCAAATGAGACATGTGTTTTTTCCCGGTCGTAAAAGAGCTATAGATCCAATGCAGGCTGATGAAATTGATAAGTATCAGTACTACCCTGGGAGAATGTGGTTGGATACGGAAGGTCATCCGATTCAAGCCCATGGAGGAGGCATTTTGTATGATAAAAACTCAAAGACATACTATTGGTATGGTGAATATAAAGATGGGCCCACCTACCATGCTCACAAGAAAGGAGCCGCTCGG GTGGACATTATTGGAGTTGGCTGTTATTCTTCCAAGGATTTATGGACCTGGAAGCACGAGGGGGTTGTATTGGCAGCAGAGGAAACAAACGAAACCCATGATCTGCACAAGTCTAATGTACTCGAGAGGCCAAAAGTGATTTACAATGAGAAGACTGAAAAGTATGTGATGTGGATGCACATTGATGATGCTAACTATACCAAAGCGTCTGTTGGCGTGGCAATCAGCGACACACCTGATGGTCCTTTTGATTACCTCGGTAGCCAAAGGCCACATGGATACGAAAGCAGGGATATGACAGTTTTCAAAGACGATGATGGCGCTGCATATATAATCTACTCCTCCGAAGACAACAGTGAACTGCACATCGGACCCCTAACCGAAGATTATCTCAACGTAACATCCCTCATGAGAAGGGTTCTTGTTGGACAACACCGAGAAGCACCGGCTCTATTCAAGCATCAGGGAACATACTACATGATCACATCAGGTTGCACAGGGTGGGCCCCGAACGAAGCACTGGCTCATGCTGCAGAGTCAATAATGGGACCTTGGGAAACAATGGGAAATCCATGCATGGGAGGAAACAAAATGTTTAGACTAACAACATTCTTTGCTCAGAGTACTTTTGTGCTTCCTATTCCTGGTTTCCCTGGAATGTTCATCTTCATGGCAGATCGATGGAATCCAGCTGACTTAAGGGACTCGAGATATGTTTGGTTACCGTTGATAGTGGCGGGACCGGCGGATGAGCCTTTGGAATATAGTTTTGGATTCCCATGGTGGTCAAGAGTGTCTATCTATTGGCATAGAAAATGGAGATTGCCTCAGGGGTGGAACCCTTTTCAAATAATGTAG
- the LOC131650186 gene encoding uncharacterized protein At4g04775-like has translation MSGRSFSFASTNQSGLRRRRRGSKCWCEIESPLMTSWTYENPGRRFHGCGNYKVMGKKGCNYFEWVDDDMSNRAKDMIRYLKNKNDEVMDLMRDTQKKEDLLKMKIRFMGYYLVLMKMVCVFSQCLFVSLIIVTCGTK, from the exons ATGTCTGGAAGAAGTTTTTCGTTTGCCTCAACAAACCAGTCTGgtttaagaagaagaagaagagggagTAAATGTTGGTGTGAAATTGAGTCACCATTGATGACATCATGGACTTATGAGAATCCCGGAAGAAGATTTCATGGCTGTGGTAATTATAAGGTGATGGGAAAAAAAGGATGCAACTATTTTGAATGGGTTGATGATGACATGAGCAACCGTGCAAAAGATATGATTAGATATTTGAAGAACAAAAATGATGAGGTTATGGATTTAATGAGGGACACACAGAAAAAGGAAGacttgttgaagatgaagataaggTTTATGGGTTATTATCTGG TATTAATGAAAATGGTTTGTGTATTTTCTCAGTGTTTATTTGTCAGTTTAATCATTGTTACTTGTGGTACCAAATGA
- the LOC131652274 gene encoding uncharacterized protein LOC131652274 isoform X2, giving the protein MSGNSLHSLVRTVPGGRCSTLVFVLSLLGCLLLLQLYSYVHQTERHGGETHLRAFYHHPQFRELQEAEEENLHVPPPKGKRSPRAVKRRPKRTTTLIEEFLDENSQMRHVFFPGRKRAIDPMQADEIDKYQYYPGRMWLDTEGHPIQAHGGGILYDKNSKTYYWYGEYKDGPTYHAHKKGAARVDIIGVGCYSSKDLWTWKHEGVVLAAEETNETHDLHKSNVLERPKVIYNEKTEKYVMWMHIDDANYTKASVGVAISDTPDGPFDYLGSQRPHGYESRDMTVFKDDDGAAYIIYSSEDNSELHIGPLTEDYLNVTSLMRRVLVGQHREAPALFKHQGTYYMITSGCTGWAPNEALAHAAESIMGPWETMGNPCMGGNKMFRLTTFFAQSTFVLPIPGFPGMFIFMADRWNPADLRDSRYVWLPLIVAGPADEPLEYSFGFPWWSRVSIYWHRKWRLPQGWNPFQIM; this is encoded by the exons ATGTCAGGAAATTCTCTTCATTCCTTAGTTCGGACGGTACCAG GGGGGAGATGTTCTACTTTGGTTTTTGTGTTGAGTTTGTTAGGATGTCTTCTTTTGCTTCAATTGTATTCATATGTTCATCAGACAGAGAGACACGGTGGAGAGACTCATCTGCGCGCGTTTTATCATCATCCGCAATTTCGTGAACTTCAAGAAGCGGAAGAGGAGAACCTTCATGTTCCGCCGCCGAAGGGAAAGAGGTCTCCTCGGGCAGTAAAGCGCAGGCCGAAACGGACGACTACATTGATTGAAGAATTCTTGGATGAAAATTCCCAAATGAGACATGTGTTTTTTCCCGGTCGTAAAAGAGCTATAGATCCAATGCAGGCTGATGAAATTGATAAGTATCAGTACTACCCTGGGAGAATGTGGTTGGATACGGAAGGTCATCCGATTCAAGCCCATGGAGGAGGCATTTTGTATGATAAAAACTCAAAGACATACTATTGGTATGGTGAATATAAAGATGGGCCCACCTACCATGCTCACAAGAAAGGAGCCGCTCGG GTGGACATTATTGGAGTTGGCTGTTATTCTTCCAAGGATTTATGGACCTGGAAGCACGAGGGGGTTGTATTGGCAGCAGAGGAAACAAACGAAACCCATGATCTGCACAAGTCTAATGTACTCGAGAGGCCAAAAGTGATTTACAATGAGAAGACTGAAAAGTATGTGATGTGGATGCACATTGATGATGCTAACTATACCAAAGCGTCTGTTGGCGTGGCAATCAGCGACACACCTGATGGTCCTTTTGATTACCTCGGTAGCCAAAGGCCACATGGATACGAAAGCAGGGATATGACAGTTTTCAAAGACGATGATGGCGCTGCATATATAATCTACTCCTCCGAAGACAACAGTGAACTGCACATCGGACCCCTAACCGAAGATTATCTCAACGTAACATCCCTCATGAGAAGGGTTCTTGTTGGACAACACCGAGAAGCACCGGCTCTATTCAAGCATCAGGGAACATACTACATGATCACATCAGGTTGCACAGGGTGGGCCCCGAACGAAGCACTGGCTCATGCTGCAGAGTCAATAATGGGACCTTGGGAAACAATGGGAAATCCATGCATGGGAGGAAACAAAATGTTTAGACTAACAACATTCTTTGCTCAGAGTACTTTTGTGCTTCCTATTCCTGGTTTCCCTGGAATGTTCATCTTCATGGCAGATCGATGGAATCCAGCTGACTTAAGGGACTCGAGATATGTTTGGTTACCGTTGATAGTGGCGGGACCGGCGGATGAGCCTTTGGAATATAGTTTTGGATTCCCATGGTGGTCAAGAGTGTCTATCTATTGGCATAGAAAATGGAGATTGCCTCAGGGGTGGAACCCTTTTCAAATAATGTAG